The Diabrotica undecimpunctata isolate CICGRU chromosome 11, icDiaUnde3, whole genome shotgun sequence genome contains the following window.
aaaatgaacttttgtgtagttactccactaataacccttcgtggtttatgtggattatatgttttttctaaaaaaaaaaaattgggaatTGATAGTATTAGTTTTGGATTCCCCAAGTTTGTTAATAAGCATACTGTCCTATATACGCAAACTATACTAAATATGAAAGAGTTTTTAGTAATAAGTAAGTGGATAATTTCTATACCGGGTACGTCTATTATTTTATTACTGATGGAAAAAGTATTGATAATTTCATTTGCTAAATAGATGCATACTCCTCCCCCACAACGAGCACCTCTATATCtacaaaatatagtaaaattatcaatgtttacaaTAGCATCGGGAATAGAAGAATTAAGCCACGTTTCTGTTAGGAGAATAATGTGAGGTTTTAAAAGTTGAACAGTATACATAAGAAGCCAATCCGTAAATTTTGGTGCAGAATTTTTGTATAATACGTCCAGATTcttttgtaacaaattatcatGAACAATGGAAAttaccctgtttttcatacccaatactgtattatatttttgacgagtggtgtggtttgaaaagtaattcatatacctgcccgatgctgttggcttttaccaaaaatggtatactaagatTTGTCTCGGTTTCAATTGTGAACTGAAGTAGTTCATTaaatgaataaaacatttttaatgtggtattgatgtgataagacggaactgcacatatgatgtcatcgacatatttatatataaatggtaattCGACAGGTAATTGTGTGGTCACATtgtctaagagatgatcagttacaataaTAGCAAAGATAAGACTAATCGGGGAACCTATAGGCGTTTCAAAAATTTGGgagtaaaatttttcattgaaactgaaataagtgttattaaaaatgaacctGAGAATTAGTTAAAAATTATCTTTAgataatgtcgtgtagtcttttataaggttccaatttgattctataatgtatgtgaccatatttagtggaatgtttgtaaatacggtcacggacattatagaatcaaattggaaccttataaaagactacatgacattatctaaaggtaattgtttactaattctcaggttcatttttaataacacttatttcagtttcaatgaaaaattttactcccaaatttttggaacacctatgggttccccgattagtcccatccttgctactattgtaactgatcatctcttagacaATGTGATCACACAATTACCTTAGCTTATTAGGAATATTTTGAAACGGAATGGGTACCGTTGTTTTGAAGTTTCAACAACTCAAGAGGTATTAGCCGAGGACAATTTCAAACGCATGGAATTTTGTGAACTGatgatgaataaacaaaataataatgaacattttttaaaaatcattttgttTACCGATGAATCGTTATTTTCGTAAAATCGGAAACATAATCCTTCTATCGTACGATATTGGTCTCGGCATAATAAGCACTTGAGTATTCCAGTACgaacacaatatctccaaaaacTTAATGATTTTGACAGGTATTTTAGGGGACTACatcgtcggtccattttttattgatggTAATTTAACAGGAAATGAATATTTAGAATTGTTGCAAAATCAAAGTATTCCAGCAGTTCAATTGCTTCCTGTCAATTTTGAGGATATTCGGTTTCATCAAGACGGCTGTCCTGCTCACAATACACGAGCAgttcaaaattatttagaaaccatttttggaaataaattaatttcttctcGTGGTACGATCAAGTGGCCTCCCAGATCACCAGACTTATCCccaaatgatttttttctttgggGATATTTAAAAGCAAGTGTTTATCGACATGGTTTTAAGAGAGCCCGAAATTTAGCGGAATTGAGGGACAAAATAATTCATCTTTGTGGAAGCATTAGACCGGAACTGCTCAGAGATATGAGAGTATCTTTGTACAGATTTGATATTTGCTCTGCAGAAAGAGGCGGAATATTTGAACCTCTCTTacgttgaattttttttaatattaatattatgttatttttggaattcgtttttattttaatttttagaggTAGGTTTTTGGCGAATTGGCATGTAGGTACCCCACCTATGTTTCGTTTTTATACTGGCGGCTTGGCGAGATGCGAGATtttattatacaataattattgtttgCGTTTGGTAACGTGCCCACGTGCGCAGCAGTCGAAAAGTATCGACTGGAGAGGGAGTCCAGTCGaacaaatgaaataattaaaaacatcGCGACGTTTTATTGATATTTACACTGGGTAATTGCAAATCAGATAATCATTGTATAGTTATAAAATTACTATATTCCGCA
Protein-coding sequences here:
- the LOC140452614 gene encoding uncharacterized protein, with amino-acid sequence MILTGILGDYIVGPFFIDGNLTGNEYLELLQNQSIPAVQLLPVNFEDIRFHQDGCPAHNTRAVQNYLETIFGNKLISSRGTIKWPPRSPDLSPNDFFLWGYLKASVYRHGFKRARNLAELRDKIIHLCGSIRPELLRDMRVSLYRFDICSAERGGIFEPLLR